From the genome of Papaver somniferum cultivar HN1 chromosome 2, ASM357369v1, whole genome shotgun sequence, one region includes:
- the LOC113351900 gene encoding F-box protein At3g07870-like translates to MGCMDDLPLDISLNIFSRLHVDSVLECKLVCKPWRDLIRNPSFAQDHLAVRKLLLRKLDENYTKDCACETGQPVFLLLAQISDKYHDQTSEFKIKTVKIPLLTQSVDLEDASIHSINGLICSIVYHHKVNDPVHICNPVTREFIYLLRYEAEAYKVLSGFGYSPSTDEYRVLRIYRKGDDAWRLQVYILGKSCKWTEEKEIPYQMFRNVGYYSKGIHANGEIHWLDQASKIIAFSLADEKFHYIASPLHA, encoded by the coding sequence ATGGGGTGTATGGACGATCTCCCACTCGATATTTCATTGAATATATTTTCTCGTTTACATGTTGATTCAGTCTTAGAGTGCAAactagtttgcaaaccatggcgtGATCTCATTAGGAATCCATCCTTTGCTCAAGATCACCTTGCTGTCCGTAAACTATTGCTGCGAAAACTCGACGAGAATTATACCAAGGATTGTGCATGTGAGACTGGTCAGCCGGTGTTCCTTTTGTTAGCACAAATTAGCGATAAATATCATGATCAGACTTCCGAATTTAAAATTAAAACAGTCAAGATTCCTCTACTTACTCAGAGTGTTGACTTGGAAGATGCCTCGATACATTCAATCAATGGTTTGATTTGTTCTATTGTGTATCACCATAAGGTAAATGATCCTGTTCACATATGTAACCCTGTCACCAGAGAATTTATTTATCTTTTGAGGTATGAAGCGGAAGCATATAAGGTGTTGAGTGGGTTTGGTTACAGTCCTTCAACTGATGAGTATAGAGTTCTAAGAATCTACCGCAAAGGTGATGACGCATGGCGCCTTCAGGTGTATATTCTTGGTAAGAGTTGTAAGTGGACTgaggaaaaagaaatcccttACCAGATGTTTCGCAATGTTGGTTATTATTCAAAGGGTATTCATGCAAATGGTGAGATACATTGGCTGGATCAGGCATCAAAGATTATTGCCTTCAGCTTAGCGGATGAGAAGTTCCACTATATAGCTTCACCACTTCATGCGTAG
- the LOC113351901 gene encoding uncharacterized protein LOC113351901: MQILALPKETLDKLDRVQRDFWWKKDDSKKKGGYIKAWNNMYRPKSQGGLGIKNPHKFNIALLTKLSSRVIIEKEQLWVKLLEAKYFDKGNPMEPTRNYELSWIWKSIQKGLNIIKGNYTWQVKNGNQVKIWEDHWIPNEDIVKQPTDIEEPLPQKVNELLNTNGEWNYDLVTSLFTPEIKEKILTIQPREEDSD; the protein is encoded by the coding sequence ATGCAAATATTAGCTCTTCCAAAAGAAACTTTGGATAAACTAGACAGAGTtcagagagatttttggtggaaaaAAGATGATTCCAAGAAAAAAGGAGGATATATAAAGGCGTGGAATAATATGTATAGACCTAAATCGCAGGGAGGATTAGGCATCAAAAACCCACATAAATTCAATATAGCTCTGCTAACAAAGCTATCCAGTAGAGTAATAATTGAAAAGGAACAACTATGGGTAAAACTTCTAGAAGCCAAATATTTTGATAAAGGAAACCCAATGGAACCAACTAGAAACTATGAGctatcttggatttggaaaagcaTTCAAAAGGGTCTGAACATCATAAAAGGAAACTACACTTGGCAGGTGAAAAATGGTAATCAGGTGAAGATTTGGGAAGACCATTGGATACCTAATGAAGACATTGTGAAACAACCAACGGATATAGAAGAACCCTTACCACAAAAAGTAAATGAGTTATTAAATACAAACGGAGAGTGGAATTATGATCTAGTTACTAGCTTATTCACTCCTGAAATAAAGGAAAAGATTCTGACTATTCAGCCTAGAGAGGAAGATTCAGATTAA
- the LOC113351902 gene encoding uncharacterized protein LOC113351902 — MSSKERYLGSPLILGHSKQEDFKVIEENFKNRYTSWSSTSLTQVGKATMIKHVLNIIPIYQMGTFKLPTQLLDKLIAIQRRFFWGHNSNRGSNPIGWQKVCKTKEAGGLDFRDLETLNLALLTKLAWRLCNNQDTLWGQIMESKYFISGDILHQRLEAKNCSYTWNGIIKGMKIVQQKIFMGVNNGRRTKIWQDKWIPGLLVPPSPINDYFIFYQTIEELLIPNTGFWNIDLLSTLFAPDVSLKIQSIVLDVTKEDVML, encoded by the coding sequence ATGTCTTCTAAAGAAAGATACCTTGGCTCTCCTCTGATTCTTGGGCATTCTAAACAAGAAGATTTCAAAGTAATTGAGGAAAACTTCAAGAACAGGTATACTTCATGGTCTTCAACTTCTCTCACTCAAGTTGGAAAAGCAACTATGATTAAGCATGTATTAAATATTATTCCCATCTATCAAATGGGCACCTTCAAGTTACCTACACAACTTCTGGATAAACTCATAGCAATTCAGAGAAGGTTCTTCTGGGGGCATAACTCTAATAGAGGCTCTAATCCAATTGGTTGGCAAAAAGTTTGTAAAACTAAAGAAGCTGGTGGTCTAGATTTTCGAGATTTGGAAACTCTAAATCTAGCACTCCTTACTAAGTTAGCTTGGAGGCTCTGCAATAATCAAGATACCTTATGGGGACAAATCATGGAAAGTAAGTACTTCATAAGTGGTGATATCCTACATCAAAGACTGGAAGCTAAAAATTGTtcttatacatggaatggcaTCATTAAAGGTATGAAGATTGTTCAACAAAAAATTTTCATGGGAGTCAACAATGGCAGAAGAACAAAAATTTGGCAAGATAAATGGATACCAGGACTCCTTGTACCACCTTCTCCAATTAATGACTACTTCATATTTTATCAGACTATTGAAGAACTTCTCATTCCTAACACTGGCTTTTGGAATATTGATCTTCTGAGCACACTGTTTGCTCCAGATGTTTCATTAAAAATACAAAGTATAGTTCTGGATGTCACTAAAGAAGATGTGATGCTATAG
- the LOC113351903 gene encoding F-box protein At3g07870-like, translated as MGMNDLPSDISWNVFSRLDVDSVLDCKLFCKPWRNLIKNPSFARMHLARRKLMLQKPDEDDIQDLSTNACDTAQLGFLCLQRIDYESHDARLHFVECNMDTEKKAYAVKCKTINIPPINNFNGDASTINSCNGLICSTIRHHRLNDPIHIYNPVTREYVYLPRYTSEDKGGASRMKCGFGYSPSTDEYKVVRIFYKHLGDRRWWFQVYTLGSESNKWTAEKETPYPLFHNGCRYSKGVLVNGDIHWLDNASKIVAFNLADDEFHYIPSPPLVEGSTCGKSLSVLGNWLCFVHHKSDKMNKNTHVDIWLLKKNNDINVQQNGTCNWNKEFTVQAETSISLTPLAFTTKGKVLFWQDREFVSCYDPKTAVLEKLSKGEDDYKVSLNSYEATPHINSFISLKALGVKKCRRRLQYKGK; from the coding sequence ATGGGTATGAACGATCTTCCATCCGATATTTCATGGAATGTATTTTCTCGTTTAGATGTTGATTCAGTTTTAGATTGCAAACTGTTCTGCAAACCATGGCGCAATCTCATTAAGAATCCATCCTTTGCTCGAATGCATCTTGCTCGCCGTAAGTTAATGCTGCAGAAACCTGACGAGGATGACATTCAGGATCTTTCAACTAATGCATGTGATACTGCTCAATTGGGGTTTCTTTGCTTACAACGAATCGACTATGAATCGCATGACGCTAGACTTCACTTTGTTGAATGCAATATGGATACTGAGAAGAAGGCGTATGCAGTTAAATGTAAAACGATCAACATTCCTCCCATTAATAACTTTAATGGGGATGCCTCCACGATTAATTCGTGCAATGGTTTGATTTGTTCTACCATTCGTCACCATCGATTGAATGACCCTATTCACATATATAACCCTGTCACCAGAGAATATGTTTATCTTCCTAGATACACGAGTGAAGACAAAGGTGGTGCATCTCGGATGAAGTGTGGGTTTGGTTACAGTCCTTCAACCGATGAGTACAAAGTTGTTAGAATATTCTACAAACATTTAGGTGATCGCAGATGGTGGTTTCAGGTCTATACTCTTGGGAGTGAGAGTAATAAATGGACGGCGGAAAAAGAAACCCCCTACCCGTTGTTTCATAATGGCTGTCGGTATTCAAAAGGTGTTCTTGTAAATGGAGATATACATTGGCTGGATAATGCGTCAAAGATTGTTGCCTTCAACTTAGCTGATGACGAATTCCATTATATACCTTCACCACCTCTTGTAGAAGGCAGTACTTGTGGTAAGAGTCTTTCCGTGCTTGGAAACTGGTTATGTTTTGTTCATCACAAATCAGacaaaatgaataaaaatacaCATGTCGACATATGGTTACTCAaaaagaacaatgacataaacgTGCAACAAAATGGAACTTGTAATTGGAACAAGGAATTTACTGTGCAAGCTGAAACTAGCATCAGTCTTACTCCACTTGCTTTTACCACGAAAGGCAAGGTTTTATTTTGGCAGGATCGTGAATTTGTCTCTTGTTACGATCCAAAAACTGCAGTACTTGAAAAACTTAGTAAGGGTGAAGATGATTATAAAGTCTCTTTGAATTCTTATGAAGCAACTCCTCACATTAACAGTTTCATTTCACTGAAAGCTCTTGGTGTCAAAAAATGCAGGAGAAGACTACAATATAAGGGTAAGTAA